The Bombus fervidus isolate BK054 chromosome 6, iyBomFerv1, whole genome shotgun sequence genome contains a region encoding:
- the LOC139988100 gene encoding uncharacterized protein isoform X2, producing MLERGKFCSSAAIATALAVSGGNQTSSDSETTKLSLYAANERFTCNPDNLYAVPRIGLHEIEWIEADSLEADVSRFVAGSSTVTTTTTRNNLKKCCRTSTSSGYSSHSPPLSAGSYSCYTSAVSGQSLFRGIPLTMKDQFSGGLAVIHESESIPRPIWPTAFPNPRELYQSEENPEYDTLYTCYGCSCAYTYSYCDWDYEKSASISAHDVLLELSQTLNSVIEGKNAMTPEEILHNISYKVAQGIGLKGGLYEYVYHNSSFLPSKRSFLNDKNSCLLSSNKNSSSKINPVNSKLYDNTRHLYLHNPWYTCLCTCEHTHRFLSSSKNDKQTKTHDGSEKKENPPVILLMDNHCQRTNSELTLQNDKNTFESHVCKCLNRSIALDKKTKNVYVNRCIRSDTKETININEENKQDRDKVISNEPEYSMLQCSDGDSFNKGKIFSSNRNNWDYRVRGFAEDLDFTLDVSRAERLGRVIAKAKRKRQWCRALTAFFGLVFFVLSVVIVSLSVTKGRKVFGSM from the exons ATGCTGGAACGCGGGAAGTTTTGTTCCAGTGCCGCGATCGCAACGGCCTTGGCAGTTTCAGGTGGGAACCAAACTAGCTCTGACAGTGAAACTACTAAATTGTCTTTATATGCGGCGAATGAGCGATTCACTTGCAATCCTGACAATCTGTACGCGGTACCACGAATTGGTTTACATGAGATAGAATG GATAGAGGCTGACTCGCTAGAGGCTGATGTTTCAAGATTCGTAGCCGGTTCGTCAACAGTAACAACGACCACAACGCGAAATAATCTAAAAAAATGTTGCCGAACTTCGACCAGTTCCGGTTACTCCAGCCATTCTCCGCCATTGTCGGCTGGTTCATATTCTTGTTACACATCAGCAGTCTCCGGTCAGAGTCTCTTTCGAGGAATACCTTTAACAATGAAGGATCAATTCAGCGGAGGTCTTGCTGTAATTCATGAGAGCGAGTCAATTCCACGTCCTATTTGGCCGACTGCATTTCCCAATCCGCGCGAACTCTATCAGAGCGAAGAAAATCCCGAATATGATA CTTTGTACACATGTTACGGATGCAGTTGCGCATATACCTATTCATATTGCGATTGGGATTATGAAAAATCTGCAAGTATATCGGCGCATGATGTCCTCCTTGAATTATCTCAAACACTAAACTCTGTGATAGAAGGCAAAAATGCTATGACACCAGAAGAGATCTTGCACAATATCTCGTATAAGGTGGCCCAAGGAATTGGTTTGAAAGGAGGACTTTATGAGTACGTTTACCATAATTCCTCTTTTTTACCAAGCAAACGATCGTTCTTAAACGACAAGAATTCGTGTCTATTAAGTAGCAATAAAAATTCGTCGTCGAAAATCAATCCAGTAAACTCAAAACTTTACGATAATACACGACACCTTTATCTGCACAATCCATGGTACACTTGCTTATGCACTTGTGAACATACTCACAGATTTTTGTCGTCTTCTAAAAATGACAAACAAACCAAGACGCACGATGGatcagaaaaaaaagaaaatccacCTGTTATACTTTTGATGGATAATCACTGTCAAAGAACAAATTCAGAATTAACACTGCAGAACGATAAAAACACATTTGAGTCGCACGTTTGCAAATGCTTAAATCGTTCGATTGCTCTCgataaaaaaacgaaaaacgtaTACGTGAATCGTTGTATTAGAAGTGATACGAAAGAAACGATCAATATTAACGAAGAAAACAAACAGGACCGGGATAAAGTTATTTCGAACGAACCAGAATACTCTATG TTGCAGTGCAGTGACGGTGATTCATTCAACAAAGGTAAAATCTTCTCATCCAACAGAAATAATTGGGATTATCGTGTGCGAGGATTTGCCGAAGACTTAGATTTCACGCTCGACGTTTCACGAGCGGAACGCTTAGGTCGTGTAATTGCAAAAGCAAAACGAAAACGACAATGGTGCAGAGCTCTGACCGCCTTCTTCGGACTAGTCTTCTTTGTTTTAAGTGTCGTCATTGTTTCCTTATCCGTAACAAAAGGACGTAAAGTATTTGGAAGCATgtaa
- the LOC139988100 gene encoding uncharacterized protein isoform X1 translates to MLERGKFCSSAAIATALAVSGGNQTSSDSETTKLSLYAANERFTCNPDNLYAVPRIGLHEIEWIEADSLEADVSRFVAGSSTVTTTTTRNNLKKCCRTSTSSGYSSHSPPLSAGSYSCYTSAVSGQSLFRGIPLTMKDQFSGGLAVIHESESIPRPIWPTAFPNPRELYQSEENPEYDTLYTCYGCSCAYTYSYCDWDYEKSASISAHDVLLELSQTLNSVIEGKNAMTPEEILHNISYKVAQGIGLKGGLYEYVYHNSSFLPSKRSFLNDKNSCLLSSNKNSSSKINPVNSKLYDNTRHLYLHNPWYTCLCTCEHTHRFLSSSKNDKQTKTHDGSEKKENPPVILLMDNHCQRTNSELTLQNDKNTFESHVCKCLNRSIALDKKTKNVYVNRCIRSDTKETININEENKQDRDKVISNEPEYSMQLQCSDGDSFNKGKIFSSNRNNWDYRVRGFAEDLDFTLDVSRAERLGRVIAKAKRKRQWCRALTAFFGLVFFVLSVVIVSLSVTKGRKVFGSM, encoded by the exons ATGCTGGAACGCGGGAAGTTTTGTTCCAGTGCCGCGATCGCAACGGCCTTGGCAGTTTCAGGTGGGAACCAAACTAGCTCTGACAGTGAAACTACTAAATTGTCTTTATATGCGGCGAATGAGCGATTCACTTGCAATCCTGACAATCTGTACGCGGTACCACGAATTGGTTTACATGAGATAGAATG GATAGAGGCTGACTCGCTAGAGGCTGATGTTTCAAGATTCGTAGCCGGTTCGTCAACAGTAACAACGACCACAACGCGAAATAATCTAAAAAAATGTTGCCGAACTTCGACCAGTTCCGGTTACTCCAGCCATTCTCCGCCATTGTCGGCTGGTTCATATTCTTGTTACACATCAGCAGTCTCCGGTCAGAGTCTCTTTCGAGGAATACCTTTAACAATGAAGGATCAATTCAGCGGAGGTCTTGCTGTAATTCATGAGAGCGAGTCAATTCCACGTCCTATTTGGCCGACTGCATTTCCCAATCCGCGCGAACTCTATCAGAGCGAAGAAAATCCCGAATATGATA CTTTGTACACATGTTACGGATGCAGTTGCGCATATACCTATTCATATTGCGATTGGGATTATGAAAAATCTGCAAGTATATCGGCGCATGATGTCCTCCTTGAATTATCTCAAACACTAAACTCTGTGATAGAAGGCAAAAATGCTATGACACCAGAAGAGATCTTGCACAATATCTCGTATAAGGTGGCCCAAGGAATTGGTTTGAAAGGAGGACTTTATGAGTACGTTTACCATAATTCCTCTTTTTTACCAAGCAAACGATCGTTCTTAAACGACAAGAATTCGTGTCTATTAAGTAGCAATAAAAATTCGTCGTCGAAAATCAATCCAGTAAACTCAAAACTTTACGATAATACACGACACCTTTATCTGCACAATCCATGGTACACTTGCTTATGCACTTGTGAACATACTCACAGATTTTTGTCGTCTTCTAAAAATGACAAACAAACCAAGACGCACGATGGatcagaaaaaaaagaaaatccacCTGTTATACTTTTGATGGATAATCACTGTCAAAGAACAAATTCAGAATTAACACTGCAGAACGATAAAAACACATTTGAGTCGCACGTTTGCAAATGCTTAAATCGTTCGATTGCTCTCgataaaaaaacgaaaaacgtaTACGTGAATCGTTGTATTAGAAGTGATACGAAAGAAACGATCAATATTAACGAAGAAAACAAACAGGACCGGGATAAAGTTATTTCGAACGAACCAGAATACTCTATG CAGTTGCAGTGCAGTGACGGTGATTCATTCAACAAAGGTAAAATCTTCTCATCCAACAGAAATAATTGGGATTATCGTGTGCGAGGATTTGCCGAAGACTTAGATTTCACGCTCGACGTTTCACGAGCGGAACGCTTAGGTCGTGTAATTGCAAAAGCAAAACGAAAACGACAATGGTGCAGAGCTCTGACCGCCTTCTTCGGACTAGTCTTCTTTGTTTTAAGTGTCGTCATTGTTTCCTTATCCGTAACAAAAGGACGTAAAGTATTTGGAAGCATgtaa
- the LOC139988100 gene encoding uncharacterized protein isoform X3: MLERGKFCSSAAIATALAVSGGNQTSSDSETTKLSLYAANERFTCNPDNLYAVPRIGLHEIEWIEADSLEADVSRFVAGSSTVTTTTTRNNLKKCCRTSTSSGYSSHSPPLSAGSYSCYTSAVSGQSLFRGIPLTMKDQFSGGLAVIHESESIPRPIWPTAFPNPRELYQSEENPEYDTLYTCYGCSCAYTYSYCDWDYEKSASISAHDVLLELSQTLNSVIEGKNAMTPEEILHNISYKVAQGIGLKGGLYEYVYHNSSFLPSKRSFLNDKNSCLLSSNKNSSSKINPVNSKLYDNTRHLYLHNPWYTCLCTCEHTHRFLSSSKNDKQTKTHDGSEKKENPPVILLMDNHCQRTNSELTLQNDKNTFESHVCKCLNRSIALDKKTKNVYVNRCIRSDTKETININEENKQDRDKVISNEPEYSMTDVSAVAVQ; this comes from the exons ATGCTGGAACGCGGGAAGTTTTGTTCCAGTGCCGCGATCGCAACGGCCTTGGCAGTTTCAGGTGGGAACCAAACTAGCTCTGACAGTGAAACTACTAAATTGTCTTTATATGCGGCGAATGAGCGATTCACTTGCAATCCTGACAATCTGTACGCGGTACCACGAATTGGTTTACATGAGATAGAATG GATAGAGGCTGACTCGCTAGAGGCTGATGTTTCAAGATTCGTAGCCGGTTCGTCAACAGTAACAACGACCACAACGCGAAATAATCTAAAAAAATGTTGCCGAACTTCGACCAGTTCCGGTTACTCCAGCCATTCTCCGCCATTGTCGGCTGGTTCATATTCTTGTTACACATCAGCAGTCTCCGGTCAGAGTCTCTTTCGAGGAATACCTTTAACAATGAAGGATCAATTCAGCGGAGGTCTTGCTGTAATTCATGAGAGCGAGTCAATTCCACGTCCTATTTGGCCGACTGCATTTCCCAATCCGCGCGAACTCTATCAGAGCGAAGAAAATCCCGAATATGATA CTTTGTACACATGTTACGGATGCAGTTGCGCATATACCTATTCATATTGCGATTGGGATTATGAAAAATCTGCAAGTATATCGGCGCATGATGTCCTCCTTGAATTATCTCAAACACTAAACTCTGTGATAGAAGGCAAAAATGCTATGACACCAGAAGAGATCTTGCACAATATCTCGTATAAGGTGGCCCAAGGAATTGGTTTGAAAGGAGGACTTTATGAGTACGTTTACCATAATTCCTCTTTTTTACCAAGCAAACGATCGTTCTTAAACGACAAGAATTCGTGTCTATTAAGTAGCAATAAAAATTCGTCGTCGAAAATCAATCCAGTAAACTCAAAACTTTACGATAATACACGACACCTTTATCTGCACAATCCATGGTACACTTGCTTATGCACTTGTGAACATACTCACAGATTTTTGTCGTCTTCTAAAAATGACAAACAAACCAAGACGCACGATGGatcagaaaaaaaagaaaatccacCTGTTATACTTTTGATGGATAATCACTGTCAAAGAACAAATTCAGAATTAACACTGCAGAACGATAAAAACACATTTGAGTCGCACGTTTGCAAATGCTTAAATCGTTCGATTGCTCTCgataaaaaaacgaaaaacgtaTACGTGAATCGTTGTATTAGAAGTGATACGAAAGAAACGATCAATATTAACGAAGAAAACAAACAGGACCGGGATAAAGTTATTTCGAACGAACCAGAATACTCTATG ACTGATGTTTCAGCAGTTGCAGTGCAGTGA
- the Fkbp39 gene encoding FK506-binding protein 39kD: protein MFWGLILEPNKRYTQTVEKSFHVSMASLNLQKADDSVVQVMLYYEGTSYLLCNLRKSSTWQVPLDLNFHEGTTIAFICHGHGHVHLTGYLIPDEDLDLDDLEEVEGEEEEEEEEEEEQVPQLVDKQSKRKAIDTLKNEKNTKRLKQEIEAESSDEDIELDGINEENDSDDSEGDEEDEDEDEDEDEDEDEEGEEEDKEDEEKEEKVKPQQKDKRNKQQQQQKKKILNGKEAKHKKDKREQQQNEINTQSDQKTRVVEGGVQIKELKVGNGAFAKSGKLVSVYYVGRLKNGKKFDATTQGDGFKFRLGRGEVIKGWDVGIQGMKVGGKRHITIPPAMAYGAKGSPPVIPGNSTLMFEVELRNVH, encoded by the exons ATGTTTTGGG GTTTAATACTGGAACCAAATAAGCGATATACGCAGACCGTTGAAAAATCATTCCATGTTTCAATGGCTAGTTTAAATCTTCAAAAAGCcg atgACAGTGTGGTACAAGTGATGTTATACTATGAAGGTACCAGTTATTTGTTATGCAATTTAAGAAAAAGCTCAACGTGGCAAGTACCGcttgatttaaattttcatgagGGAACTACAATAGCATTTATATGTCATGGCCATGGTCATGTACATTTAACTGGCTATTTAATACCTGATGAAGATTTGGACTTGGATGATTTAGAGGAAgtagaaggagaagaagaagaagaagaagaagaagaagaagaacaggTACCACAGTTGGTtgacaaacaatcaaaaagaaAAGCTATAGATACcttaaagaatgaaaaaaatactaaGCGTCTTAAACAAGAAATTGAAGCAGAATCTTCTGACGAAGATATAGAATTAGATGGCataaatgaagaaaatgattCTGATGATTCTGAAGGAgatgaagaagatgaagatgaaGATGAAGATGAAGATGAGGATGAGGATGAGGAAggcgaagaagaagataaagaggatgaggaaaaggaagaaaaagtaaaGCCTCAAcagaaagataaaagaaataaacaacaacaacaacaaaaaaagaaaatactaaATGGAAAAGAGGCAAAgcataaaaaagataaaagggAACAGcaacaaaatgaaataaatacccAAAGTGATCAGAAAACAAGGGTAGTAGAAGGCGGAGtgcaaataaaagaattgaaaGTCGGTAATGGTGCTTTTGCCAAAAGTGGAAAATTGGTTTCTGTATATTATGTGGGtcgtttaaaaaatggaaagaaatttgATGCAACAACACAAGGAGATGGTTTTAAATTCAGGCTTGGGAGAGGTGAAGTAATTAAAGGATGGGATGTTGGTATTCAGGGAATGAAAGTAGGAGGAAAACGACATATTACAATACCTCCAGCTATGGC GTATGGAGCTAAAGGTTCACCACCTGTTATTCCTGGTAATAGTACACTGATGTTTGAAGTGGAACTTCGGAATGTACATTAa
- the Mfap1 gene encoding microfibril-associated protein 1, with product MMMDYFVTNNSLAPAPMGIQSTAGAVPVKNDKGELSMKKVKVHRYVSGKRPDYAPAASSEEESEEEDFLERRVHKSYEENEISVDTPTHSQVKICDEDDPRIRRLTRLEKQKESNTEIRAERHRHIHEPELIEVEPERTRERIKLESSDSSEDEELSDSEIERRREALKQRVLSKKENEEELIHGEEDERSGDTSEESSEYEEYTDSEEETGPRLKPVFVRKKDRITVMEKEKEAMKQKQAEIEAKKLAEERKRQTLRMVEEAIRKEAQVGKTTSEHEGKLEDVCTDDENDEVEYEAWKLRELKRIKRDREEREQLEKERLEVERIRNMTEEERRQEARLNPKVITNKAAKGKYKFLQKYYHRGAFYLDKEDNIFKRDFSGATLEDHFDKTILPKVMQVKNFGRSGRTKYTHLVDQDTTQFDSPWISETAQNLKFHNNQAAGMKQVFERPSLKKRKNEN from the exons ATGATGATGGATTATTTTGTCACAAATAATTCTTTGGCACCTGCGCCAATGGGAATTCAGAGTACTGCTGGTGCCGTACctgtaaaaaatgataaag GAGAACTTTCTATGAAAAAAGTAAAGGTACATCGTTATGTCTCTGGTAAACGACCTGATTATGCACCAGCTGCTAGCTCAGAAGAAGAATCCGAAGAAGAAGATTTCTTAGAAAGGCGTGTACATAAAAGTTAtgaggaaaatgaaatttctgtaGATACCCCTACACATTCGCAAGTGAAAATATGTGATGAAGATGATCCACGTATAAGAAGATTGACGCGTTTAGAAAAGCAGAAGGAATCTAATACAGAAATTCGTGCAGAGAGACATAGACACATACATGAACCAGAATTAATTGAAGTTGAGCCTGAAAGAACTCGGGAAAGGATAAAGTTAGAAAGTTCAGATTCGTCAGAAGATGAAGAATTATCAGATTCTGAAATTGAGAGAAGACGAGAAGCATTAAAGCAACGGGTTTtatcaaaaaaagaaaatgaagaagaatTAATTCATGGAGAAGAAGATGAGAGGTCAGGTGATACCTCAGAGGAAAGTTCCGAATATGAAGAATATACAGATTCAGAGGAAGAAACTGGACCAAGATTGAAGCCAGTTTTTGTACGTAAGAAAGATAGAATTACAgtaatggaaaaagaaaaagaagcaatGAAACAAAAACAAGCGGAAATTGAAGCTAAAAAGTTAGCAGAAGAACGGAAACGACAAACATTACGG ATGGTAGAAGAAGCAATAAGAAAAGAAGCACAAGTAGGTAAAACCACCAGTGAGCATGAAGGAAAACTTGAAGATGTTTGTACAGATGATGAGAATGATGAAGTTGAGTATGAAGCTTGGAAATTGcgagaattaaaaagaattaaacgtGACCGTGAAGAAAGAGAACA ACTTGAAAAAGAACGACTTGAAGTTGAACGAATACGTAACATGACAGAAGAAGAGCGGAGACAAGAAGCACGCTTAAATCCAAAAGTCATTACAAATAAAGCAGCCAAAGGAAAATATAAGtttctacaaaaatattatcatcGTGGAGCTTTCTACTTAGATAAAGAGGATAATATATTCAAGCGAGATTTCTCTGGTGCAACTTTGGAGGATCATTTTGATAAAACGATTTTACCCAAAGTTATGCAAGTGAAAAACTTTGGACGCAGTGGTAGAACTAAATATACTCATCTAGTTGATCAAGATACTACTCAATTTGATTCACCGTGGATCTCAGAAACAgcacaaaatttaaaattccacAATAATCAAGCTGCTGGAATGAAACAAGTATTCGAACGACcatcattaaaaaaaagaaaaaatgaaaattaa